A genomic region of Armatimonadota bacterium contains the following coding sequences:
- the purN gene encoding phosphoribosylglycinamide formyltransferase yields MSEGPALPRPRLPLRLGVLVSGQGTNLQAILDACGGGEVPARVVVVVSSRPQAYALQRARAAGVPALALAPQDFPARRAYDACLAEILAAHGVDLVCLAGFVRLLGPEFVRRFAGRILNIHPSLLPAFGGPGMYGERVHEAVLRSGVKISGCTVHLVDETPDGGPIVLQAAVPVRDDDTVQTLAARVAAQEHRLYPLAIRLYALGRLALRGRRVIIQDPGTAVATTTVGTAVQDGGYP; encoded by the coding sequence ATGAGCGAGGGCCCAGCGCTTCCGCGGCCGCGCCTGCCCCTCCGCCTGGGCGTCCTGGTCTCGGGACAGGGCACCAACCTCCAGGCCATCCTGGACGCCTGCGGTGGGGGCGAGGTGCCGGCGCGGGTGGTGGTGGTGGTCAGCAGCCGCCCGCAGGCGTACGCGCTGCAGCGGGCCCGGGCGGCCGGCGTGCCGGCCCTGGCGCTGGCCCCGCAGGACTTTCCCGCCCGGCGGGCGTACGACGCCTGCCTGGCGGAGATCCTGGCCGCCCATGGGGTGGACCTGGTCTGCCTGGCGGGCTTTGTGCGTCTTCTGGGCCCGGAGTTCGTCCGCCGTTTCGCGGGCCGCATCCTGAACATCCACCCCTCCCTGCTGCCGGCGTTCGGCGGTCCGGGCATGTACGGGGAGCGGGTGCACGAGGCGGTGCTGCGCAGCGGCGTGAAGATCTCCGGGTGCACGGTGCACCTGGTGGATGAGACCCCCGATGGCGGGCCCATCGTCCTGCAGGCCGCCGTGCCCGTGCGCGACGACGACACCGTCCAGACCCTGGCCGCGCGGGTGGCGGCGCAGGAGCACCGCCTGTACCCGCTGGCCATCCGGCTGTACGCCCTGGGCCGGCTGGCCCTGCGGGGACGCCGGGTGATCATCCAGGATCCCGGGACGGCGGTGGCCACGACCACCGTCGGGACGGCTGTCCAGGACGGAGGGTATCCATGA
- the purM gene encoding phosphoribosylformylglycinamidine cyclo-ligase — MADALTYRAAGVDRAAAARALARAAAAIGSARTEAVVGGGGHFAGLYRLPDRARLLAASVDGVGTKTVLLAQAGRLDIAGRDAVVHGINDVAVLGATPLLALDYVAAGADVGEDAVAAVIAGAASACREESVALVGGETAQMPGVYHPGMLDVAACVIGVVEGGDPCDGSAIRPGDAVLGLASSGLHTNGFSLVRAVLARCGWTLDTVVADVGRPLGEVLLAPHRCYRRVLLALARAGVLRGAAHITGGGLPGNMIRILPPGCRARLIRGRWPVPPIYDVLARAGGIPSREMWATFNMGVGVCAVVPPERAGAALEICRDHQVPAWLVGEVAEGERGVEVV, encoded by the coding sequence GTGGCCGACGCGCTGACCTACCGCGCCGCCGGCGTGGACCGGGCCGCCGCCGCCCGCGCCCTGGCCCGGGCGGCGGCGGCCATCGGGAGCGCGCGCACCGAGGCGGTGGTGGGCGGCGGTGGCCACTTCGCGGGCCTGTACCGCCTCCCGGACCGCGCCCGCCTCCTGGCGGCGTCGGTGGACGGCGTGGGGACCAAGACGGTCCTGCTGGCGCAGGCCGGCCGCCTGGACATTGCCGGACGCGACGCCGTGGTCCACGGGATCAACGACGTGGCGGTCCTGGGCGCGACCCCGCTGCTGGCCCTGGACTACGTGGCGGCCGGCGCCGACGTGGGCGAGGACGCGGTGGCGGCGGTGATCGCGGGCGCCGCCAGCGCGTGCCGGGAGGAGAGCGTGGCCCTGGTGGGTGGGGAGACGGCCCAGATGCCCGGGGTCTACCACCCGGGTATGCTGGACGTGGCGGCGTGCGTGATCGGGGTGGTGGAGGGCGGGGATCCGTGTGATGGATCGGCCATCCGCCCGGGCGATGCGGTCCTCGGGCTGGCCAGCAGCGGCCTGCACACCAACGGGTTCAGCCTGGTGCGGGCGGTTCTGGCGCGGTGCGGGTGGACGCTGGACACGGTGGTGGCCGACGTGGGCCGCCCGCTGGGGGAGGTGCTGCTGGCGCCTCACCGCTGCTACCGGCGGGTGCTGCTGGCCCTGGCGCGCGCCGGCGTGCTGCGCGGCGCCGCGCACATCACCGGCGGAGGGCTGCCGGGCAACATGATCCGCATCCTGCCGCCCGGCTGCCGGGCGCGGCTGATCCGCGGCCGCTGGCCGGTGCCGCCGATTTATGACGTCCTCGCCCGCGCCGGAGGCATCCCCTCGCGGGAGATGTGGGCGACGTTCAACATGGGGGTGGGCGTCTGCGCCGTGGTGCCGCCCGAGCGCGCCGGGGCGGCGCTGGAGATATGCCGGGATCATCAGGTCCCGGCCTGGCTGGTCGGCGAGGTGGCGGAGGGCGAGCGGGGGGTGGAGGTGGTATGA